One window of Populus nigra chromosome 5, ddPopNigr1.1, whole genome shotgun sequence genomic DNA carries:
- the LOC133693310 gene encoding protein MIZU-KUSSEI 1, translated as MGELFPRGSSASIDDLPETPKTPKPPPSPPLPPTQHQQLSLVQPPQKKKHKPKVFRILRSVFRTFPIITSPACKIPVLSGGLLESARGISGSKVTGTLFGYRKGRVSLSMQENPRCLPSLVVELSMQTSVLQKEMSTGMLRIALECEKRSDKDKIRVLDEPLWTMFCNGRMGGYGVKRDASEEDLNVMELLKAVSMGAGVLPGNSVVEGPDGEVAYMRAHFERLVGSKDSETLYMISPEGDTGPELSIFFVRV; from the coding sequence ATGGGGGAGTTATTTCCTCGAGGCAGCTCTGCGTCCATAGATGACTTGCCAGAAACACCTAAAACACCAaaaccaccaccatcaccaccacttCCCCCAACACAGCACCAACAATTATCTCTTGTCCAACCAccccaaaaaaagaaacacaaacccAAAGTTTTTCGTATCTTACGCTCGGTTTTTCGAACTTTCCCCATTATAACGTCCCCAGCATGCAAGATTCCTGTCCTCTCGGGGGGATTGTTAGAGAGTGCTCGGGGGATTTCGGGAAGTAAAGTTACAGGGACTTTATTTGGGTATCGTAAAGGTAGGGTAAGCTTGTCCATGCAAGAAAACCCCAGGTGCCTCCCTTCATTAGTTGTTGAGTTATCAATGCAAACCAGCGTGTTACAGAAAGAAATGAGCACAGGGATGTTAAGGATTGCCCTAGAATGTGAAAAGAGATCTGATAAAGATAAGATTAGGGTGTTAGATGAGCCATTGTGGACAATGTTTTGCAATGGCAGAATGGGTGGCTATGGTGTTAAAAGAGATGCCTCGGAGGAGGATTTGAATGTCATGGAGCTTCTCAAGGCAGTATCCATGGGGGCTGGGGTACTTCCAGGGAATTCTGTGGTCGAGGGCCCAGATGGGGAGGTGGCCTACATGAGAGCCCATTTTGAACGTCTTGTGGGCTCAAAGGATTCCGAGACACTATACATGATAAGCCCAGAGGGTGATACTGGGCCTGAACTTAGTATATTCTTCGTGAGGGTTTGA